A genomic window from Archocentrus centrarchus isolate MPI-CPG fArcCen1 chromosome 2, fArcCen1, whole genome shotgun sequence includes:
- the LOC115794309 gene encoding dynein light chain Tctex-type 1-like gives MTGGMEEYQNGSEGSFNSEEADSIVKECIENVVGGGDYSQNQVNKWTASIVERCLTQLVKLGKPYKYIVTCAVMQKTGAGLHTANSCYWDTAMDGSCTVRWENRTMYCVVSVFAVATA, from the exons ATGACCGGAGGAATGGAGGAATATCAAAACGGAAGCGAG GGCTCATTCAATTCAGAAGAAGCTGACAGCATAGTCAAAGAG tgcaTCGAGAACGTCGTGGGCGGCGGAGATTACAGCCAGAACCAGGTGAACAAGTGGACGGCGAGCATCGTGGAGCGCTGCCTCACGCAACTTGTCAAACTGGGGAAACCGTACAAGTACATCG TGACATGTGCTGTGATGCAGAAAACAGGTGCCGGCCTCCACACAGCCAACTCCTGTTACTGGGACACTGCCATGGATG gaAGCTGCACCGTGAGGTGGGAAAACCGCACCATGTACTGCGTGGTCAGTGTGTTCGCTGTGGCCACCGCATAG
- the LOC115797388 gene encoding tropomyosin isoforms c/e-like: MSATQKKTCRNMQMHENAEKEAAKKELEELQRQHEEERRRFEEVKRETVLVLKILKEEKKNLQKAKNSVETLELQEEIAELKVKRANIELMEGKKKLQEKREEIEKANKELKDTSKEAENVMKRLREAQKALDKEKKKLQETKNKSENAKKEFQEVQAALEEEKRAIIEMRMESEKSPKELLEVQTSLKEEKKALEEAKMETESLKKEADSSKRELLELQREMEEEKKAMLEAKKATEVAKIQCENVTVEAEMATLKLENIRMELLELQREMEEEKKAMLEAKKATEVAKIQCENVTVEAEMATLKLENIKMELLEVQKSLKEEKRALQESEMETESVRKEADSSKKELLELQREMEEEKKAILEAKKATEVAKIQCENVTVEAEMATLKLEKAKLELLEVQRALEEARSQEAEGPDAVVTECEDAHKQEEVKKVLKKKKKSKMSRIFSWFSCIKGAQEEDD, translated from the coding sequence ATGTCAgccacacaaaagaaaacttgCAGAAACATGCAGATGCATGAAAATGCTGAAAAGGAAGCTGCAAAGAAGGAGTTGGAggagctccagagacaacacgaggaggagagaagaagattCGAGGAGGTAAAGAGAGAAACTGTGTTAGTCCTGAAGATactgaaagaagagaagaaaaacctACAGAAGGCAAAGAACTCAGTTGAAACGTTAGAGCTTCAAGAAGAAATTGCAGAGCTGAAAGTAAAAAGGGCCAACATAGAACTGATGGAAGGCAAGAAAAAACtgcaagagaagagagaagaaataGAAAAGGCCAACAAGGAACTGAAGGACACAAGTAAGGAAGCTGAGAACGTAATGAAGAGACTGCGGGAGGCTCAGAAGGCTCTGgataaggagaagaaaaagctgcaagagacaaaaaataaatctgaaaatgcTAAGAAAGAGTTCCAGGAGGTCCAAGCAGCGttagaggaggagaaaagggcAATAATAGAAATGAGGATGGAATCTGAAAAATCACCAAAGGAATTGTTGGAGGTTCAGACGTCcctgaaagaggagaaaaaagctCTGGAAGAAGCAAAGATGGAAACTGAAAGCTTAAAAAAGGAAGCTGACAGTTCAAAGAGGGAATTGTTGGAGCTCCAAAGAGAaatggaagaggagaagaaggcaATGCTGGAGGCCAAGAAAGCAACTGAAGTTGCTAAAATTCAGTGTGAAAATGTTACAGTGGAAGCCGAGATGGCAACACTGAAACTTGAAAATATAAGGATGGAATTGTTGGAGCTCCAAAGAGAaatggaagaggagaagaaggcaATGCTTGAGGCCAAGAAAGCAACTGAAGTTGCTAAAATTCAATGTGAAAACGTTACAGTGGAAGCCGAGATGGCAACACTGAAACTTGAAAATATAAAGATGGAATTGTTGGAGGTCCAGAAGTCCttgaaagaggagaaaagagcTCTGCAAGAATCAGAGATGGAAACTGAAAGCGTAAGAAAGGAAGCTGACAGTTCAAAGAAGGAATTGTTGGAGCTCCAAAGAGAaatggaagaggagaagaaggcaATACTGGAGGCCAAGAAAGCAACTGAAGTTGCTAAAATTCAATGCGAAAATGTTACAGTGGAAGCCGAGATGGCAACACTGAAACTTGAAAAGGCAAAGCTGGAATTGTTGGAGGTCCAAAGAGCGCTGGAGGAGGCAAGAAGCCAAGAAGCAGAAGGGCCTGATGCTGTGGTGACAGAGTGTGAAGATGCGCACAAACAGGAGGAAGTAAAAAAGgtgctgaaaaagaagaaaaaatcaaAGATGAGCCGCATTTTCAGCTGGTTCAGCTGCATCAAAGGGGCTCAGGAGGAGGATGACTAA
- the LOC115798580 gene encoding desmoglein-2-like yields MSFSGKAFFLQNKPDSPLITATQLCNGLSQLFDGTYPKEQTDVRVKVADETDSALVFGEIESGEVEELSPAGTFVMKVRATDADKPQNHASEIVYTIIKQNPPDDLFYINRKNGSIYVKKPLLDREKCDRYILTIKGEDLNGPPERKTATSTVTINVLDVNDNSPTLEKHQYEGSIEENTQGVEVLKIKAEDLDLKGTDNWAAVFDIVRGNEAGYFSITTDPNTNEGILMLDKSVDYEDVKNIELGLAVRNRSPPFYRSVGAKYHLIKISVKNQREGPHFFPRVKVIPISEEGTSFNITEVIALYPAIDVDTGKAAENVSYAKNSDRDNWLTIDPETAEIKLNKIPDRESPHVVDGIYFAKILCIREDTPPKTATGTIAIQVEDFNDNCPILTSDNHTICTTENAVIVNADDKDSYQNGPPFKFEIILEGTEGKWRIEHLTNTSAILRAQQYLWPDVYEVKLMVKDQMGYACPEPQEVLVQVCTCEDEVVCGVHIGPTVIRILVRGPVLVLLRKCSMMI; encoded by the exons ATGTCTTTCTCGGGGAAGGCCTTCTTTCTGCAGAACAAACCAGATTCTCCACTTATTACGGCCACACAGCTCTGTAACGGCCTATCCCAG CTCTTTGATGGTACCTATCCAAAGGAACAAACTGATGTAAGAGTCAAGGTTGCAGATGAGACCGACAGCGCTCTGGTGTTTGGGGAAATTGAGTCTGGTGAAGTGGAAGAGCTCAGTCCTGCAG GGACTTTTGTTATGAAAGTCAGAGCAACTGATGCTGATAAACCACAGAATCACGCTTCTGAGATTGTCTACACCATCATAAAACAGAATCCACCTGATGACCTGTTCTACATTAACAGAAAAAATGGTTCCATCTATGTTAAGAAgcctcttctggacagagag aaATGTGATCGGTACATTCTGACTATAAAAGGTGAAGACCTAAATGGCCCACCAGAGAGAAAAACTGCAACGAGCACTGTTACCATAAATGTCCTTGATGTGAATGACAACAGTCCCACTCTGGAAAAACATCAG TATGAGGGAAGCATTGAGGAGAACACACAAGGTGTGGAGGTGTTAAAGATCAAAGCAGAGGACCTGGATCTGAAGGGCACAGATAACTGGGCAGCTGTGTTTGATATTGTCAGAGGCAATGAGGCCGGATATTTCAGCATTACAACAGACCCCAACACCAACGAGGGCATCTTAATGCTCGACAAG TCTGTGGATTATGAGGACGTGAAGAACATTGAACTCGGGTTAGCTGTAAGAAACAGGAGTCCACCATTTTATAGAAGTGTTGGAGCAA AATATCATCTCATCAAAATCAGTGTGAAGAACCAGCGTGAGGGGCCACACTTTTTTCCCAGAGTCAAAGTTATTCCCATCTCAGAGGAAGGCACCTCATTCAACATTACAGAGGTTATAGCTCTCTATCCTGCAATAGATGTAGACACTGGAAAAGCGGCTGAGAATGTCAG CTATGCCAAAAACTCAGACCGTGACAACTGGCTGACTATTGATCCAGAGACAGCAGAGATCAAACTGAACAAGATACCTGACAGGGAGTCTCCACACGTGGTCGATGGGATATATTTTGCCAAAATACTCTGCATTAGAGAAG ACACACCTCCTAAAACAGCCACTGGCACCATAGCCATCCAGGTGGAAGATTTTAATGACAACTGCCCCATCCTGACCAGTGACAACCACACTATATGCACCACAGAGAACGCTGTTATTGTGAATGCTGATGATAAAGATTCATATCAGAATGGACCTCCTTTTAAGTTTGAGATCATCCTAGAAGGCACTGAAGGAAAATGGCGCATAGAGCATCTCACTA ACACTTCAGCTATCCTGAGGGCTCAGCAGTACCTGTGGCCTGATGTCTATGAGGTGAAATTAATGGTAAAAGATCAGATGGGATATGCCTGTCCAGAACCACAAGAAGTCTTGGTCCAAGTTTGCACCTGTGAGGACGAAGTCGTGTGTGGGGTTCATATAGGACCTACAGTCATCAGGATACTAGTACGGGGTCCAGTGCTCGTGCTGCTACGTAAGTGCTCGATGATGATTTAG